One genomic window of Entelurus aequoreus isolate RoL-2023_Sb linkage group LG07, RoL_Eaeq_v1.1, whole genome shotgun sequence includes the following:
- the bltp3a gene encoding bridge-like lipid transfer protein family member 3A isoform X2 — translation MAGIIKKQILKHLSRFTKNLSPDKINLSTLKGEGQLSNLELDEEVLQNMLDLPTWLAVTRVYCNKAAIRIQWTKLKTSPICLFLDKVEVEMRTCEEPRPPNGPSPIAITAGQSEYGFAEKVVEGMSVRINSITIKVQARAFHASFELWQLQGNSLNPKWERSDLRNTRIPDPKRGEVLTFKEINWQTLRIEADAIESDDQDLGSTPLRLITNQGRIQIALKRRIKDCNVLASKLLFILDDLLWVLTDSQLKAIIRYSKSLSEAMEKSAQQRKSMTAESLQTAPPSPGLHNLWTDSPPPPSASPNNTSHYFDRFDVKESSYHTFVSRLDLHVCNDSSSVAEDVEEPPVLQGAMQLTFRKLGFDYYPVHRPADGCRHWERYSGAMDAQAQWAGKLLQEYQRRADASVFPGPHTVGPEPHNNSPAKRAQDGATSPKSRCSEKDQIARSQSSSLKRLRSSCVVVRMDDVDIHQVSTKGRQNKKTKPLLSCNRKALHLPDNVPAIHLQFTEYYFPNNSTCSVPTANLYSQDSSKADEHVDIRLDAAQLKVIIPLDSSILDHPERPQSLSITVPQMVVSNTRYCPHGSRADLNITCDTFASCSFFQPTPPCPYPRDRLAFCAIPSSFLQHSLETTPPPVGTRQLRSQDVWSLSLSRVTLGFDGARILPKGKTQPFIEPFAMSAWMCQPSGWTSGSCSPSIPSVGHQPSSEPPKEDASLASFHLIAHAITPVKMWLNHYQYVALLRMKDALARLGMELSRDQRDIREACDQKTKPVTVCLAMLLDLVEVGLLLPPAVTEPEEEILHTPETDSPSITDSDISPTHQSEELIPEDSSLENGVASLSAALNTFDQDGTVEEAHEAVEEGLEGDASTPLEETPIMSPQLSPGISPALSREPSTFSLEGELSSAINVTKDATKDAISASLDLTKGAFSITKDAFSMLSRGSGMSKLFSPHAKEQVQRPEESTPSLATSLRQQMMKQSPSQHSFDSAILDGSLPDENLSVGSDISDNFVVLMESESCGDSPHFNINPAGSQGSPAPATEGGSSADLSSSLSLSIEDVSPEMSSVLLLILSGTACTMEVNGEDQVIAVQAQNLNSVQMGNIRVSDLLAGLIQAPAHKQNGQSSRDSPAVCMRVETGPSAGRHTDTAFSTLNVRVQDCHAELLASTLANIGPFLEDEFSVDGQPIKLHLSNVTVTVKDDSPRVYPTAPQPTSATFIVDQLLLQRSDDGIMRLRAEGQDNPNKSCSVQKQSELQALESKLSNTKVALNQALSDRERLLLEIKKYDPKFSL, via the exons GTTCACCAAGAATCTGTCCCCAGACAAGATCAACCTGAGTACCTTGAAGGGGGAGGGACAGCTGTCCAACCTGGAGCTTGATGAAGAGGTTCTGCAAAACATGCTCGACCTGCCTACCTGGCTGGCCGTCACACGCGTGTACTGCAACAAAGCCGCCATCAGG ATCCAATGGACCAAGTTAAAAACAAGTCCTATTTGTCTG TTCTTGGATAAGGTGGAGGTAGAAATGAGAACGTGTGAGGAGCCACGTCCTCCCAATGGCCCCTCTCCTATTGCCATCACAGCAGGTCAGAG CGAGTACGGCTTTGCGGAGAAAGTGGTGGAGGGCATGTCTGTTCGAATCAACTCCATCACCATCAAAGTCCAGGCTCGGGCCTTCCATGCGTCCTTTGAGCTGTGGCAGCTGCAGGGCAACAGCCTTAACCCTAAATGGGAGCGCAGCGACCTCCGCAACACCCGCATCCCTGACCCGAAGAGAGGAGAG GTGTTGACGTTCAAGGAAATAAACTGGCAGACTTTACGTATCGAGGCAGACGCCATCGAGAGTGACGATCAGGATCTAGGTAGCACTCCTTTGCGCCTCATCACTAACCAGGGGCGCATTCAGATTGCTCTAAAACGCAGA ATAAAGGACTGCAACGTGCTGGCTTCCAAACTGCTTTTTATTCTGGATGACTTGTTGTGGGTGCTGACGGACTCCCAACTCAAAGCCATCATCCGCTATTCTAAGTCTCTCAGTGAGGCTATGGAGAAGTCGGCCCAGCAAAGGAAAAGCATGACCGCAGAGTCCCTGCAG ACTGCGCCTCCATCACCTGGTCTTCATAACCTTTGGACAGATTCACCACCCCCTCCTAGTGCCTCACCCAACAACACGAGTCACTACTTTGATCGCTTCGACGTGAAAGAGTCTTCTTACCACACCTTTGTTTCTCGCTTGGACTTGCATGTATGCAATGACAGTTCTTCAGTGGCTGAAG ATGTAGAAGAACCTCCAGTGTTACAGGGCGCCATGCAGCTGACCTTCAGGAAGTTGGGGTTTGACTACTATCCCGTCCATAGACCCG CTGATGGATGTCGGCACTGGGAACGGTACAGTGGAGCCATGGATGCTCAGGCCCAGTGGGCAGGGAAACTGCTGCAGGAGTACCAGAGAAGAGCTGATGCCTCAGTGTTCCCAGGGCCACATACTGTAGGGCCTGAGCCTCACAATAACTCACCTGCAAAAAGAGCTCAAG ATGGAGCAACTAGTCCAAAGTCAAGGTGCTCTGAAAAAGACCAGATAGCCAGAAGCCAGAGCTCCTCACTAAAAAGGTTGCGGTCAAGTTGTGTGGTGGTCCGGATGGATGACGTTGACATTCACCAG GTGTCGACAAAGGGCCGTCAGAACAAAAAAACTAAGCCTTTGTTGTCCTGTAATCGTAAAGCTCTACATCTGCCAGACAATGTACCAGCAATACATCTGCAGTTTACTGAATACTACTTTCCCAACAACTCCACTTGCTCAG TGCCAACCGCAAACTTGTACTCCCAG GACAGCAGCAAAGCAGACGAGCATGTAGACATCCGTCTGGATGCAGCTCAGCTTAAG GTGATAATACCCCTGGATTCTTCCATATTGGATCATCCAGAGCGTCCACAGTCCCTCTCAATCACTGTACCTCAGATGGTTGTCAGCAACACCCGCTACTGCCCTCATGGCTCCAGAGCCGACCTCAACATTACTTGTGACACATTTGCAAGCTGTTCTTTCTTCCAGCCCACGCCGCCCTGTCCTTATCCGAGAGATCGCCTTGCCTTCTGCGCAATACCATCAAGCTTCCTCCAGCATTCGCTAGAGACGACACCGCCGCCAGTGGGTACAAGGCAACTACGGTCCCAGGATGTGTGGTCCCTGAGCCTATCCCGTGTTACTTTAGGTTTTGATGGGGCTAGAATCCTTCCCAAGGGCAAAACGCAACCTTTTATTGAACCCTTTGCTATGTCTGCATGGATGTGCCAGCCTTCTGGCTGGACAAGTGGTTCATGTTCCCCCTCCATCCCCAGCGTGGGCCATCAGCCTTCCTCAGAGCCACCCAAAGAAGATGCTTCACTTGCCTCTTTTCACTTAATAGCTCATGCCATCACTCCAGTGAAGATGTGGCTGAACCACTATCAGTACGTTGCTTTGCTGAGAATGAAAGACGCCCTGGCCCGTTTGGGCATGGAATTAAGTCGAGATCAAAGGGACATTAGGGAGGCTTGTGATCAAAAGACAAAACCGGTCACAGTGTGTCTTGCCATGCTGCTGGACTTGGTGGAAGTGGGTCTTCTGTTGCCACCAGCCGTCACAGAGCCTGAGGAAGAGATTCTGCATACTCCAGAAACAGACAGCCCCAGCATAACAGACTCGGACATCTCCCCCACTCATCAGTCTGAAGAATTGATCCCGGAGGACAGCAGCTTAGAAAACGGTGTGGCCTCCCTCAGCGCAGCCCTCAATACATTTGATCAAGATGGCACAGTTGAGGAAGCACATGAGGCTGTCGAAGAGGGACTGGAAGGTGATGCTTCAACACCCCTTGAAGAGACCCCCATCATGTCCCCTCAACTCTCACCCGGAATCTCTCCTGCCCTCTCCCGAGAACCGTCCACCTTCAGCTTGGAGGGAGAGCTGTCAAGCGCCATCAACGTCACCAAAGATGCGACCAAAGACGCCATCAGTGCCTCACTGGATTTGACCAAAGGGGCGTTTTCAATAACAAAAGACGCGTTCAGCATGTTGAGTCGCGGCTCAGGGATGAGCAAATTATTCAGTCCTCACGCCAA GGAACAAGTCCAACGCCCAGAAGAATCGACCCCCTCTCTGGCGACTAGTCTGCGGCAGCAAATGATGAAGCAGTCGCCTTCCCAGCATTCTTTTGACAGCGCCATCTTGGATGGTAGTCTGCCTGATGAAAATCTCTCTGTGGGCAGTGACATCAGCGACAATTTTGTTGTTCTCATGGAATCAG AGTCATGTGGAGATTCTCCACATTTCAACATCAATCCTGCAGGCAGCCAAGGCAGCCCTGCTCCTGCGACGGAAGGAGGATCTTCAGCTGATCTCAGCAGCTCCCTGTCTCTAAGTATAGAGGATGTATCTCCAGAAATG TCCTCTGTGTTGCTATTGATTCTGAGTGGGACAGCCTGCACAATGGAAGTAAATGGAGAGGACCAAGTTATTGCTGTGCAAGCCCAGAATTTGAACTCTGTACAAATGGGTAACATCAGGGTTTCCGATCTGCTGGCTGGTCTCATACAAG CTCCTGCCCACAAGCAGAATGGACAGAGTAGCAGGGACTCTCCTGCAGTGTGCATGCGAGTAGAGACAGGCCCATCTGCAGGCCGACACACTGACACGGCTTTTAGCACGCTAAATGTGAGAGTGCAAGACTGTCATGCTGAGCTTTTAGCCTCCACTCTAGCAAACATTGGGCCTTTTCTGGAGGACGAGTTCAGTGTTGATGGTCAGCCAATAAAGTTACATTTGAGCAATGTAACTGTCACTGTGAAG GATGATAGCCCCAGAGTTTACCCAACAGCTCCTCAACCAACCTCAGCCACGTTCATTGTTGATCAACTACTTCTCCAGCGCAGTGATGATGGCATCATGAGGCTCAGAG CCGAAGGCCAGGACAACCCAAACAAGTCCTGCTCTGTTCAAAAGCAGAGTGAG CTGCAAGCTCTGGAGTCCAAGCTTTCTAATACAAAAGTGGCCCTAAATCAGGCCCTCAGTGACAGAGAGCGCCTCCTTCTGGAGATCAAGAAGTATGACCCCAAGTTTTCACTCTGA
- the bltp3a gene encoding bridge-like lipid transfer protein family member 3A isoform X4, whose product MAGIIKKQILKHLSRFTKNLSPDKINLSTLKGEGQLSNLELDEEVLQNMLDLPTWLAVTRVYCNKAAIRIQWTKLKTSPICLFLDKVEVEMRTCEEPRPPNGPSPIAITAGQSEYGFAEKVVEGMSVRINSITIKVQARAFHASFELWQLQGNSLNPKWERSDLRNTRIPDPKRGEVLTFKEINWQTLRIEADAIESDDQDLGSTPLRLITNQGRIQIALKRRIKDCNVLASKLLFILDDLLWVLTDSQLKAIIRYSKSLSEAMEKSAQQRKSMTAESLQTAPPSPGLHNLWTDSPPPPSASPNNTSHYFDRFDVKESSYHTFVSRLDLHVCNDSSSVAEDVEEPPVLQGAMQLTFRKLGFDYYPVHRPADGCRHWERYSGAMDAQAQWAGKLLQEYQRRADASVFPGPHTVGPEPHNNSPAKRAQDGATSPKSRCSEKDQIARSQSSSLKRLRSSCVVVRMDDVDIHQVSTKGRQNKKTKPLLSCNRKALHLPDNVPAIHLQFTEYYFPNNSTCSVPTANLYSQDSSKADEHVDIRLDAAQLKPTPPCPYPRDRLAFCAIPSSFLQHSLETTPPPVGTRQLRSQDVWSLSLSRVTLGFDGARILPKGKTQPFIEPFAMSAWMCQPSGWTSGSCSPSIPSVGHQPSSEPPKEDASLASFHLIAHAITPVKMWLNHYQYVALLRMKDALARLGMELSRDQRDIREACDQKTKPVTVCLAMLLDLVEVGLLLPPAVTEPEEEILHTPETDSPSITDSDISPTHQSEELIPEDSSLENGVASLSAALNTFDQDGTVEEAHEAVEEGLEGDASTPLEETPIMSPQLSPGISPALSREPSTFSLEGELSSAINVTKDATKDAISASLDLTKGAFSITKDAFSMLSRGSGMSKLFSPHAKEQVQRPEESTPSLATSLRQQMMKQSPSQHSFDSAILDGSLPDENLSVGSDISDNFVVLMESESCGDSPHFNINPAGSQGSPAPATEGGSSADLSSSLSLSIEDVSPEMSSVLLLILSGTACTMEVNGEDQVIAVQAQNLNSVQMGNIRVSDLLAGLIQAPAHKQNGQSSRDSPAVCMRVETGPSAGRHTDTAFSTLNVRVQDCHAELLASTLANIGPFLEDEFSVDGQPIKLHLSNVTVTVKDDSPRVYPTAPQPTSATFIVDQLLLQRSDDGIMRLRAEGQDNPNKSCSVQKQSELQALESKLSNTKVALNQALSDRERLLLEIKKYDPKFSL is encoded by the exons GTTCACCAAGAATCTGTCCCCAGACAAGATCAACCTGAGTACCTTGAAGGGGGAGGGACAGCTGTCCAACCTGGAGCTTGATGAAGAGGTTCTGCAAAACATGCTCGACCTGCCTACCTGGCTGGCCGTCACACGCGTGTACTGCAACAAAGCCGCCATCAGG ATCCAATGGACCAAGTTAAAAACAAGTCCTATTTGTCTG TTCTTGGATAAGGTGGAGGTAGAAATGAGAACGTGTGAGGAGCCACGTCCTCCCAATGGCCCCTCTCCTATTGCCATCACAGCAGGTCAGAG CGAGTACGGCTTTGCGGAGAAAGTGGTGGAGGGCATGTCTGTTCGAATCAACTCCATCACCATCAAAGTCCAGGCTCGGGCCTTCCATGCGTCCTTTGAGCTGTGGCAGCTGCAGGGCAACAGCCTTAACCCTAAATGGGAGCGCAGCGACCTCCGCAACACCCGCATCCCTGACCCGAAGAGAGGAGAG GTGTTGACGTTCAAGGAAATAAACTGGCAGACTTTACGTATCGAGGCAGACGCCATCGAGAGTGACGATCAGGATCTAGGTAGCACTCCTTTGCGCCTCATCACTAACCAGGGGCGCATTCAGATTGCTCTAAAACGCAGA ATAAAGGACTGCAACGTGCTGGCTTCCAAACTGCTTTTTATTCTGGATGACTTGTTGTGGGTGCTGACGGACTCCCAACTCAAAGCCATCATCCGCTATTCTAAGTCTCTCAGTGAGGCTATGGAGAAGTCGGCCCAGCAAAGGAAAAGCATGACCGCAGAGTCCCTGCAG ACTGCGCCTCCATCACCTGGTCTTCATAACCTTTGGACAGATTCACCACCCCCTCCTAGTGCCTCACCCAACAACACGAGTCACTACTTTGATCGCTTCGACGTGAAAGAGTCTTCTTACCACACCTTTGTTTCTCGCTTGGACTTGCATGTATGCAATGACAGTTCTTCAGTGGCTGAAG ATGTAGAAGAACCTCCAGTGTTACAGGGCGCCATGCAGCTGACCTTCAGGAAGTTGGGGTTTGACTACTATCCCGTCCATAGACCCG CTGATGGATGTCGGCACTGGGAACGGTACAGTGGAGCCATGGATGCTCAGGCCCAGTGGGCAGGGAAACTGCTGCAGGAGTACCAGAGAAGAGCTGATGCCTCAGTGTTCCCAGGGCCACATACTGTAGGGCCTGAGCCTCACAATAACTCACCTGCAAAAAGAGCTCAAG ATGGAGCAACTAGTCCAAAGTCAAGGTGCTCTGAAAAAGACCAGATAGCCAGAAGCCAGAGCTCCTCACTAAAAAGGTTGCGGTCAAGTTGTGTGGTGGTCCGGATGGATGACGTTGACATTCACCAG GTGTCGACAAAGGGCCGTCAGAACAAAAAAACTAAGCCTTTGTTGTCCTGTAATCGTAAAGCTCTACATCTGCCAGACAATGTACCAGCAATACATCTGCAGTTTACTGAATACTACTTTCCCAACAACTCCACTTGCTCAG TGCCAACCGCAAACTTGTACTCCCAG GACAGCAGCAAAGCAGACGAGCATGTAGACATCCGTCTGGATGCAGCTCAGCTTAAG CCCACGCCGCCCTGTCCTTATCCGAGAGATCGCCTTGCCTTCTGCGCAATACCATCAAGCTTCCTCCAGCATTCGCTAGAGACGACACCGCCGCCAGTGGGTACAAGGCAACTACGGTCCCAGGATGTGTGGTCCCTGAGCCTATCCCGTGTTACTTTAGGTTTTGATGGGGCTAGAATCCTTCCCAAGGGCAAAACGCAACCTTTTATTGAACCCTTTGCTATGTCTGCATGGATGTGCCAGCCTTCTGGCTGGACAAGTGGTTCATGTTCCCCCTCCATCCCCAGCGTGGGCCATCAGCCTTCCTCAGAGCCACCCAAAGAAGATGCTTCACTTGCCTCTTTTCACTTAATAGCTCATGCCATCACTCCAGTGAAGATGTGGCTGAACCACTATCAGTACGTTGCTTTGCTGAGAATGAAAGACGCCCTGGCCCGTTTGGGCATGGAATTAAGTCGAGATCAAAGGGACATTAGGGAGGCTTGTGATCAAAAGACAAAACCGGTCACAGTGTGTCTTGCCATGCTGCTGGACTTGGTGGAAGTGGGTCTTCTGTTGCCACCAGCCGTCACAGAGCCTGAGGAAGAGATTCTGCATACTCCAGAAACAGACAGCCCCAGCATAACAGACTCGGACATCTCCCCCACTCATCAGTCTGAAGAATTGATCCCGGAGGACAGCAGCTTAGAAAACGGTGTGGCCTCCCTCAGCGCAGCCCTCAATACATTTGATCAAGATGGCACAGTTGAGGAAGCACATGAGGCTGTCGAAGAGGGACTGGAAGGTGATGCTTCAACACCCCTTGAAGAGACCCCCATCATGTCCCCTCAACTCTCACCCGGAATCTCTCCTGCCCTCTCCCGAGAACCGTCCACCTTCAGCTTGGAGGGAGAGCTGTCAAGCGCCATCAACGTCACCAAAGATGCGACCAAAGACGCCATCAGTGCCTCACTGGATTTGACCAAAGGGGCGTTTTCAATAACAAAAGACGCGTTCAGCATGTTGAGTCGCGGCTCAGGGATGAGCAAATTATTCAGTCCTCACGCCAA GGAACAAGTCCAACGCCCAGAAGAATCGACCCCCTCTCTGGCGACTAGTCTGCGGCAGCAAATGATGAAGCAGTCGCCTTCCCAGCATTCTTTTGACAGCGCCATCTTGGATGGTAGTCTGCCTGATGAAAATCTCTCTGTGGGCAGTGACATCAGCGACAATTTTGTTGTTCTCATGGAATCAG AGTCATGTGGAGATTCTCCACATTTCAACATCAATCCTGCAGGCAGCCAAGGCAGCCCTGCTCCTGCGACGGAAGGAGGATCTTCAGCTGATCTCAGCAGCTCCCTGTCTCTAAGTATAGAGGATGTATCTCCAGAAATG TCCTCTGTGTTGCTATTGATTCTGAGTGGGACAGCCTGCACAATGGAAGTAAATGGAGAGGACCAAGTTATTGCTGTGCAAGCCCAGAATTTGAACTCTGTACAAATGGGTAACATCAGGGTTTCCGATCTGCTGGCTGGTCTCATACAAG CTCCTGCCCACAAGCAGAATGGACAGAGTAGCAGGGACTCTCCTGCAGTGTGCATGCGAGTAGAGACAGGCCCATCTGCAGGCCGACACACTGACACGGCTTTTAGCACGCTAAATGTGAGAGTGCAAGACTGTCATGCTGAGCTTTTAGCCTCCACTCTAGCAAACATTGGGCCTTTTCTGGAGGACGAGTTCAGTGTTGATGGTCAGCCAATAAAGTTACATTTGAGCAATGTAACTGTCACTGTGAAG GATGATAGCCCCAGAGTTTACCCAACAGCTCCTCAACCAACCTCAGCCACGTTCATTGTTGATCAACTACTTCTCCAGCGCAGTGATGATGGCATCATGAGGCTCAGAG CCGAAGGCCAGGACAACCCAAACAAGTCCTGCTCTGTTCAAAAGCAGAGTGAG CTGCAAGCTCTGGAGTCCAAGCTTTCTAATACAAAAGTGGCCCTAAATCAGGCCCTCAGTGACAGAGAGCGCCTCCTTCTGGAGATCAAGAAGTATGACCCCAAGTTTTCACTCTGA